CAAAAACGTAGTGTAAGGCTATGGTCAATTCAACTGTTCCTAGACTACTGGCAAGATGTCCTCCTTTCTGGGATGTCACCGTAATTATTTTTTCTCTGATTTCCTCTGCAAGTTGCGGAAGTAATTCTTTCTTGATTAACCTGAGGTCGCTTGGTCGGTCAATCAATTCCAGGACTGCCATATCTTCTGCCTCCTCCGTAATTACAAGAGGTCTGACTCAGGTAAGGAATGGTCATAGGTCCTTCCGGGAGAACCGCTATCTTGGGACTATTCCCAAACTCTTTCTTTATTCTCGCCACTGTGTTTTCTATATTCTTAATAGGCTCGAGGTGACAAGCTACCACTTCTTTTTTCGGAAGCTCCGAATATAGATAGACTCTTGCCTTAGTCTGAATCTCAGCCTGTATTTGGGCTTCCCACTGGTCAAACATGGAAAACCCGGGGGACTCGACTATTTTCAGAATCTCCTCTGGATTTTTCCCCATCTGGAGAATGCGGCGATAATTGCCGTGTTCGGGAATGCCATCTGAGCACTGGGATACGCAAATAATAGCTCCGCCTTTCTTGACGATCTGGCTTGCTGCAGACATTCCTTTTACGGTCTGGTATAGATTCAGGTCGAGAGGATAACCGCTATTGGTGGTAATGACTAAATCGAATAGATGAGGAACAGGCCGCATTGCACTCTTCCGGGCGAATTCCACACCCTTCTGGTGTGCCAAATTCATCTCTCCCGAAAAGACACCACTTATCTTTTTTTCCTTATTCAGCGTAACATTTATGATAAAAGTAGGTTGGGTCATAAGGGCTACTTCACGAATCTCTTCCCAGAGAGGATTTCCGTAAGTAATGGACCAGTTTGCCTTTGGGTTGTCCAACATATTGGCACTATGGTTATGCATTACTGTCTCTTCGCCAGAAATACCAGGAAGTACTGATTTCGGGCCTCCGGAAAATCCAGCAAAGAAGTGGGGTTCGATAAATCCAGTCAGTATCTTAACATCGGCTCGCATGTAATTACCATTTACCCATATCTCCCCTCCAGCTTTCGTCTTTCCCAGATAGACCATTTCCTCCTTCTTCTGGGCATTATGGTTAATAATTCTATAATTTCTAACAACTTCTTCACCCAGCATCTCCGTAAGTTCTTCAGTTGTATTGGCTCGATGCATTCCCGTAGCATTGAGCAAAATTATTCTATCTTTACTAACACCACTCAACTGCTGCAAAAGCCAGGGAATAATCTTTCTATTGGGCATAGGTCTGGTTATATCCGAGAAGACAATAGCGATAGAATCTTTGGATTTAATCAGCTCCTTAAGTGGCGGACTTCCTAAGGGGTGGTTCAAGGAATCGATAAAAGCTTTCCTTTCATCAGAAAGCCCGGGCACGAATTTCGGCTCAATAATCGTAAGACCTTCTTCCGGAAGAGTAATATCTAAACCTTCTTTTCCATACGCTAATTTCATATTTACTTCTTTCATAAATTCCTCAGAGAGAGCGCTCTCATGAATGGGAGTGACTACCAAATTGAATAAAATGGTAGCCGCAACCTTTAGGTTGCGTTAAGACGCAGACTAAAGTCTGCTACTCCTGATACGCAGGCTGAAGCCTGCGACTACCAAATTAGAATTCTATATCATATTCTGGATTCGACAAAGTAGTCTATTAATTTTTTGAGGAGCTCTCCTCTTTTTTTAAATATCCCCAGGGAAACTTTAGCACTTTTAATCAGCCTTTTTACCTTCTCTCTGGAAGTTTTTAAACCGTAAATTCGAAGATAGGTTAACTCTTTCTTCTCTTTCTTGTCCAAGATGTCATCGGTAATTTGAAAGGCTAATCCGAAATTACTCCCATATTTATCGAGCGCTTTCAACTCTCCACGAGAAGCACCTGCCAATATCGCTCCCACCTTTAATGCCACGTTAATTAGAGCAGCGGTCTTGTGGGAATGGATGTAAGATAATCTCTTCTTCCTTTGCCCTTTTGTCGGTGAACTTAAAGATTGAATATCCTCCACCTGTCCTCCCAGCATCCCCTCCGTTCCTATAGCCTGAGTGATCTGGGCAATTACTTTTGCTTGAAGAACTTTATCTTTGGGGAATCTCATTTGGGATAAAACTTCAAAGGCTCTGGTCAACAATGCATCGCCAGCCAAAATAGCCATAGCTTCCCCGAATTTCTTATGGCAGGACAATTTACCTCGGCGATAGTCATCGTCATCTATTGCCGGGAGGTCATCATGAATAAGAGAGTAGGTATGGATCATTTCTATGGCACAGGCAGCAGGCAGGACATCAGAGGCTTTCCCTCCACATGCTTCTGCTGCAGCGATAAGGAGAATTGGCCTCAGGCGCTTTCCCTTTCCAAAAACAGCATAGCGCATAGCCTGATGAATTATTGGCGGATACTTCTTGGGAGAATGAAGGAGTCTATTTAAAGTAGACTCAATAGCAATTCTTTTTTCTTTTAAATATTTTTCAATTGAAAAGCTCATAGGAGTAATTCTATTCTGTAGAATTCGAATTCTCAAAAATTATTCTCTTTCTTTTCTACCTCTTCTTCCAAATTGAAAGGTTTTGCTGCTAGTTCTCCTTTCTCAGATTTGGTCAAAATCTCAATTTTCTTTTTCGCTTCTTCGAGTTTCCCTGAACAGAATTTTGATAATTTTATCCCTTCTTCAAATAATTTCAAAGAACCCTCAAGCGACTTCTCTCCCTCCTCTAACTGTTGAACTATCTTTTCCAATCTACTTATAGCCTCTTCGAATTTCATCTCTTCCATTTTACTCTCCTTTCATTCCTCTCTTTTCTGATTCTTTCTTAACCGGTATGTCGGTCTCTTCTACCGTGCAAATTATTTCGCCGCGGTGTAGCTTAACTTTCACTTTATCTTTCATTGTAACTTGCGATATGCTCTTTAAAATCTCATTTTCTGGCAATTTGTAAGCGATACTGTATCCCCTGGCTAAAATATTCAGGGGGGAGAGAACATTCAACTTTCCAGCAATTGAATTTAACCTCTCCTTCTGGAAATCCAAAAAATGGGCACACTTAGAAGTTATTTTCTCTAAATAGTAATCTATTTCCTGTTGAAATTGAGAGTATAGTTCTTCGGGATGGAGAAAGATTCTACTGTCCACAAGGCGTCTGTATTGGCTGGTGAGTTCATCTAGTTCGTGCTTCATAGACAATTTAATCTTAGAAGTCAAAAGCAATATTTTCTTTTCTAACTCAATTTTATTGGTAACCACTAATTCGGCAGCAGCTGAAGGTGTGGATGCGCGAAGGTCGGCAACGAAATCAGCAATAGTATAATCGACTTCGTGACCAACAGCAGAAATTACAGGAATCCTGGAGTTATAGATAGCCCGGGCAACAATTTCTCTATTAAAAGGCCAAAGGTCTTCTAAGGATCCACCACCTCTTCCCACGATTAGCACATCCAGAGAGGGAAAACGTTCGTTAACATAGGCTATTGCTT
This genomic interval from bacterium contains the following:
- the larA gene encoding nickel-dependent lactate racemase, whose translation is MKEVNMKLAYGKEGLDITLPEEGLTIIEPKFVPGLSDERKAFIDSLNHPLGSPPLKELIKSKDSIAIVFSDITRPMPNRKIIPWLLQQLSGVSKDRIILLNATGMHRANTTEELTEMLGEEVVRNYRIINHNAQKKEEMVYLGKTKAGGEIWVNGNYMRADVKILTGFIEPHFFAGFSGGPKSVLPGISGEETVMHNHSANMLDNPKANWSITYGNPLWEEIREVALMTQPTFIINVTLNKEKKISGVFSGEMNLAHQKGVEFARKSAMRPVPHLFDLVITTNSGYPLDLNLYQTVKGMSAASQIVKKGGAIICVSQCSDGIPEHGNYRRILQMGKNPEEILKIVESPGFSMFDQWEAQIQAEIQTKARVYLYSELPKKEVVACHLEPIKNIENTVARIKKEFGNSPKIAVLPEGPMTIPYLSQTSCNYGGGRRYGSPGID
- a CDS encoding farnesyl diphosphate synthase, with translation MRIRILQNRITPMSFSIEKYLKEKRIAIESTLNRLLHSPKKYPPIIHQAMRYAVFGKGKRLRPILLIAAAEACGGKASDVLPAACAIEMIHTYSLIHDDLPAIDDDDYRRGKLSCHKKFGEAMAILAGDALLTRAFEVLSQMRFPKDKVLQAKVIAQITQAIGTEGMLGGQVEDIQSLSSPTKGQRKKRLSYIHSHKTAALINVALKVGAILAGASRGELKALDKYGSNFGLAFQITDDILDKKEKKELTYLRIYGLKTSREKVKRLIKSAKVSLGIFKKRGELLKKLIDYFVESRI
- the xseB gene encoding exodeoxyribonuclease VII small subunit, which translates into the protein MEEMKFEEAISRLEKIVQQLEEGEKSLEGSLKLFEEGIKLSKFCSGKLEEAKKKIEILTKSEKGELAAKPFNLEEEVEKKENNF
- the xseA gene encoding exodeoxyribonuclease VII large subunit, whose protein sequence is MEEPRKIYKVSEINKIAKNLLEEEFPEIWLEGEISNFTLHSSGHLYFSLKDEDAQINAIMYKWQAGQLEFVPENGMKVIAQGKISVFVKGGRYQIIVYGLKPIGIGALQQAFEQLKRKLEKEGLFDKARKRPIPMLPQKIGIVTSPTGAAIRDILNIIERRFANVHILIHPVRVQGDRAAGEIAEAIAYVNERFPSLDVLIVGRGGGSLEDLWPFNREIVARAIYNSRIPVISAVGHEVDYTIADFVADLRASTPSAAAELVVTNKIELEKKILLLTSKIKLSMKHELDELTSQYRRLVDSRIFLHPEELYSQFQQEIDYYLEKITSKCAHFLDFQKERLNSIAGKLNVLSPLNILARGYSIAYKLPENEILKSISQVTMKDKVKVKLHRGEIICTVEETDIPVKKESEKRGMKGE